The DNA region GTGCATGAATCGAGGATCCAGGGCCCCCGTGATCCGTAGCCGCTGCCCGGGGTGAAGCACGTAGGGAGGGGCCTCCAGCTCGTTCCAGGCGTTGTCCACGATGACCTCGACGGGGACCCCGTACAGGGAGGCCAGGCTTTCCAGCGTGTCGCCCTTGCGCACCACGTGGCACACGGTGCCCAGCGCCGGAATCGACAGTACATATCCGGGCCCGATGGCGCTGGGGTCCTCGCTGGCGGATCGGGTGGCACACGCCATATCCGCCAGGTCCCTGCCGAACTCGATGGCGACGCTGGCCAGGGTGTCCCCGGGTTTCATGACATAATCGATGGAGCTCTGGATCTCCCATCCGTGTGCGGGGGCGTCGGCCACTTGCGGCTCACTCGTGTCCCCTGATGTCGATAGTCCCTTTGCGATCAATGGGAAGAACGCGCGGGGAACCAGCGTGCCGGGGGTAGCCTGCTCAGCCAGGACATATTGCGTGGGGAACAGCAGAAACACGCAGATGGCGATCAAAACGATTCGGCGGTTCAGGGACACGAACGAGCTCCTCCGCGTTGAAGGGGCGAGATGGATTCCGGGATTTTCGTCCCGATTATACGGGATTTGCACGGATTGGTCAATGGCTCACCCTTACTACCATCGCCACGTCTCTGCGACGTATGCGGGGAGATGCGACGACCGTCGCTTCGGCCTATTTCCGAACCGGCTCCTTGCCCTTAAAGTGTGTCTGAGAAGTGCCGTTGCTTCTGCTGTGGGGAGGCCCTCCGGAAAAGGTTCTCCTTCCGCCCTCGGCCTGTCCGGCCTCGGCCCGGATCCTTCGGGAAAAGCCGAGAAAGGCAGGTGCAGGCCGGAAAAGGGAGATTTCCGTGTGGAGGGGAGCTCCCCTCCACACCTTCCCCTGTGGAGCTGGTCGTTGAGGGAGACCCCGTAGACACCTTGCCGGTAAATTTTCAGACGCGCTCTTACACTGGGAGGTACTGAGTGAGGGAGGGTGTATCCACGATGAAGGTCGGACGCCGGCTGTGGGAGGCGTTGTGGCGGATCTACGATCGCCCGCAGCCCGCCGTTCCATGGCGGGATGGGGGCAACCTGCCGTGGGATGACCCGGAT from Chloroflexota bacterium includes:
- a CDS encoding M23 family metallopeptidase, which encodes MSLNRRIVLIAICVFLLFPTQYVLAEQATPGTLVPRAFFPLIAKGLSTSGDTSEPQVADAPAHGWEIQSSIDYVMKPGDTLASVAIEFGRDLADMACATRSASEDPSAIGPGYVLSIPALGTVCHVVRKGDTLESLASLYGVPVEVIVDNAWNELEAPPYVLHPGQRLRITGALDPRFMHPADTAPRQVEPTRLADNGLPLEEWPYGDGQFIWPVKGPITQRFSAQHRAIDIAADFGTVVVAADTGTVTKAGWNDLGLGYRIVIDHHIDYITVYAHLSALLVREGEVVKKGQPIGLIGSTGNSTGPHLHFAIRDYGILVDPLTLLPPQ